Within Bactrocera oleae isolate idBacOlea1 chromosome 6, idBacOlea1, whole genome shotgun sequence, the genomic segment TAACCCCGCTAAACGGTTAAATGCAGCGCACGTTGACAAATCCGCacctttaaaatttgaaaaattcactTTCAATGACAACTATGAACtatctatgtgtatgtgtgtgtttcaaattgtaaaataaggtgaaaaatcattaaaaaaaaatagtaaaaaacaaCCTCTTGGAAATTATAAACGCCGGAATGCGAGACAAGTGCATAATAAAGTGACAGCAAACTACGAAGCATAGCTAAGATAAGCAATAGGACAGACTGCGGGACCCTGGCTTGGTATGCGCACTATAAGTTAAGAAAATGTTTTGTGGTTTTGAGGCTTTGATTTAGGGTGCAGCGCCCGACATGATCGTGGTTTAATGCATGACTGCACGACTAATACTTTCTCTTATTTTTCCGGCATTATTGGACAAAATTTTCATAGTTTCCGTCGTCACGAGCAGGAGaatgttttttatttggctGGAAATATGTTTCcttgtttatttataaaggTAAACACTTTCCTTTGTTTGCATTTTAgtgcttttgaaattttcgaaaaatgtaaGTTCAGCTGTCGTTTTCTTTATGAATACATTAATTTAGTACTCGTACTtgcaaatatttcttatatactCTTAACATTTACAACATATTTAGTAGATAATCTATTTCGTGATCCCGTAGACAAAATTTGCCTAGctcaatttcgaaaattttcttgaTACCGATTTTtatctttatgaaaatattcgtttactaattgcaaatatttattatataatataaatatttattttttatataatacaaatatttatttacaacatGTGTATTCGGGATGCCGAATATAAAATTTGCCTAGTTccattagaaaattttttttgataccgatttttttggttttatgatTGAATTTATTGgctcattaaatattttttttaatgcaatttaaacatgattttttattttggaaagcattttattaaattatataatatattcactaTATTTTTTGCCATCTTTCCGAGCAAGACATTGATTCCACGCTTATAAAATGTTTGATTCTTACTGGAAAAAACTGGTCCAAAGAGTTTTTGACATCCTGATTTAATGTGAAGGTTCTCCCATCCCATCCAAAATGAAGTAATAGTCTGAAGGTGCCAAGTCTGGAGAATATGATGGCACGTCCAATTTAACCTGCAAAAACTTTGGCAAGTCATCAAACTTGTATGAAGCCTCGCATTATTCTGATGGAATACTACACATTTTCTATTAATCAATTCCGGCCTCGTCTGTTTGGGTGGATCACAATATACTAATTAATCGTGGTATAGTCAGGCAAAAGCTCAAAATTAACGATCCTTTTGAAATCCCACCAAACAAACAACATAACCTTTTTGTTGTGATTATCGGCCTTCGAAGTGGTTTGAGCTGGTTTATCCTTGCTAGACCATGATATCtgctgttttaaatttttgtaaacaacGCACTTTTCGTCGCCAGTAACAATGCGCTTTGAAAATGAATCACTTCTTTGACGTTTGATAAGCAAATCACAGTCGATAATGCGATGAAACCAATTTCGTTTTGTAAGAACATGACGAACCCATATGTCAAGCGTCGAAATTAATCCtagacatttatatataaagtaaatgtgaagttggctgcgaaaaaattcaatatgatCAGCTGTTGCCATCAAACGAAATTATTTAGTGAACGACCCAAAATATAATGTTTGCAAATGTTTCTTTTCATATTCTTATCCTTTATAGCAGGAAATAcactattttcaatataaacgtgggtctaaattttttttaaatggtatTATATTCACCCCGTCTGTTACTTAAAtgcctatatgtacatacatatatataataccaaTTGTATGCATTTCACGACCTTTGGTACTCAACAAGAGGAATATAATGTAATGCCcaattctgaaattttttgaGATCTCGATGTGCTTGgttttatgaataaatttatgtacagcttacaaatatttttcatatatttttatttcataacaaCATGGCTTTTAAAGATTAATTTTGCGGATccctaatataaaattttatgctaaTGGTATGTTAatggtaaatatttgtaaacctTTTATCAGTAATGACAAGCAGTACCAGTAATGACTGATGAAGAGAAAGAGAGTACAAGAGTTTTTTCTCCTAACGGTAACAGCTTTCCAGTAGAGatagaatacatatgtatatcaaaaatatctACGGCataacttgtgtaaaaattttattgagagGAGAGGATTTTGACTGTCTTTGTCAAGAGTGGATTTAAGTTTTTGTCAATTTTAACCTGAAATTGTGATATCAGAATTTATATGAGGTTCTTTGTGAGCCTAAAACTCTAgcgtttttacttttaattcaaGCAGTAAAATAGAAAGATGTTTTCGGAGAAAAAAGACGAGAAGTATATGGAAGCAGAATCATAGCCCCTCAAGAGCAGTTTTTCGTTCAACCAGTCTTATTTTatacataagaaaaaaaaattactactaTAAATGCAAACAGGTAATAATCGAACGATATTGATTTTTGGCAAATGGCGGCTTTCAAAAAAAGTCGttctttgtgaaaaaatttacactataCCCTTTTTTGTGGCTCAAActgttattatcaaaaatcttatttccTTTCATCATTCCGGGAAAATACATGTATCTAAGAATGTCGTGTGAAGATTTCCAATCGATCGGTCTAACTGTTTCGGAGAAAATTGTCTCACTGGCTTTGAAAACAACTTTTCAAGTAAAACTCGATTTGACAGACGATTACATCAAttacaaaaattcttacaaatacgctcataacTCCGAAACCATTTGCCGGATGACCTTCAAATTTTcggtgaatattttcaaatatttacatccaaaaataaattgatGTTGTAAAATCCACTGTGTTTCAGAGTAAGAGCAATGTAATTCTCGATAATAGTGTTCTGAGAAATGCAGATTTAGAAATCCTAACCTTGGTTTTTCAACCTTATCATATAGTAGcgcaagtatatacatatcaaCTTCACTATTTCTCGATTTAGAACAACAACTGCCAGATGGTAAAAATGCCATATGAAGAACAGCTTTTATATGACTCAAGAAATCTCGTTCATTCAATTCAATTTGTGGTTTGTCGGTCACCCTCGGCTCATAAAAGCAAATGCCGCTGAAGTAACAAGTTCAACACTAACAGTGGCGCCACTGTATTCCGCACCAAGTCACGTGCTCTCGTAAATCAGTAGATGTCACCAACAATGGTGTTCCATAACTGAATAAGCAAGCTATCATTTatgtttaaaagaaaacaacaagaaatacACAGACACGCACGCAAAGCGCGATAATAGTGGAGCAGAGCGCATACAAAGCTCAAGCAAAGCTCGGTGGCGGCTGTTTGGCATGATGATAGCATTTCTGCATTTATTACACGTAATttcatagttgttgttgctgttgctgttgctgctgcgctGCCATTTCGTAACGAATGCAGTCAAGTGTGATGTGCAGCGGTGTATTGTGATTTTGAGGTTAGgccacaaaaatataatttccacagaaaaaattgtttttatgttaCCTTACTTGTTGCTGCCACACGCACGtaaatgttgttatttttgctgcGGTGATTGGCATAAAGGCTCGAATTCAGTCGTCTGTcgcaattttatttacattatttgttatgatttatcgttgttgttgttgcttttgttgctattcGCTACAAACCATTATAAggtaattgtttttttcttggtgttgttattgctttattaTCACCGATACTCTGCCAAcaattaatattgttgttgttgtacaatgACCGTGCGGGCATGCGCAGCCAAGTGTAAACAGGGAATGGCTAATTCAAGTGGCCAATAAACGCCGAAATAGGCACACAAAGCAGACGAGCAGACAGCCACGGCAGTGAAAGATATTACCAATGCTGTGTGGTAGTCGACTGTGGCTATAAGGAAAAGTCAGGGTGCATATTTAATGACCACTTGTCGCTGGCGATGGAAATTCATGctacttttgttatttatttagtttcaaaaaaaataacttactaGTGCGCTAGATAGATTTGAGGGCAGTGCAATAAGTCGGTGTAGTTTTGAATGGAGAAAACTGTTTTCAAGAAAAGGAGAAATGATCtgaatatccaaaaaaaaattattgagttcaaatacattatttttcaaaCTTGCTTGCTACAGTAAGATCCTCTGTATAGCTAAAGTTCCtactactaaaatattttttagattcgAATGATTATGCAGTCTCTAAAAAAAAATCCCTCTGAAATATAGAAAAGCCAAGAGCGGTTGAGAAAGGATTTATATTTActtcaaattaaaacaaatttctctTCACATGTGCATTACTTTAACAGGTAACCCTTAGAGCTATGCATAAACAGTTATAAACGACTACACACGATTTTGAAAACTGATTTTATCAGAACatcaaaaaattcttttagGAACCAATAGGTTAATAATTTATCCTTGCCCGAAAAAAATATGGGAAATCCTTTGGCATGCCTAAAGCTTCAAATACCTCACATAGTCTCTCTTTCGGTTCGTTCAACATACAAATTTGACCAGAACTGACTAAAAAACTGCATTTTCATGTACAATACACtgccatacacttgttataagcctcggttgGGATGGCTCTCAGTGCCTTCAGAGAATTTAGTTTTTTCAgtttcgctagattgttgaacaTATTCGACGTCATATTCGTAAACCTATGTCTCGTcatcagtaatgatgcgtttggtGAATATAGGGTTCTCAGCAACGCTGTCGAGCATTTCTCTTTTGATGaattagaaacacaaaattttaagcaacattgttgataattttttttccatggtaaaaatcaCCAGATCAACTTTTCACTGCTACAAAACATACACTAATTGACATGTGGAGATCAAACCTCACCGGAACCTACAAAGGGTTGTACTaatttagaaacattttttttttatcgattcggtttggaCGCGCAATAATCTGagccagtccgagtcaaatgtGATCAGATTATATACCTGCTGAAGTTTATCGAATATTTATATCCAAACATTCAATTTCTTTTCTCCTTGTGGGGAGGAGATATAATAGCTGCAACTGATCAAGAAgttaattttaaagattttcgttgtttttttacattcacaaaaatttgtcaaaatatttaataattttcttggGGTAAATGGTTTTTCCAATAAATGTGGAATTAGTGCTGTGCTATTAACACATttttcgaatcagctgttttgaaATCCCTGATTTGACAATTTTTCCAGCACAAAAATCGAACTTAGAAAACGCATTTGACGGGAAAGTAAGTTAGTTCGACACCATCTCTCTGTAATAAAGATTTATAACATAATGCGAGTATATAGATTGTCCATATAATGAGGAAGGCCGCTTGCACTGTCAACTTGACATACATTGTGATAAATGATGGTAATTTATTGACTAAAAATTTATGTAGTAATTTTAACTTGTCTTGATTGCGTAAAGATCGTACTATcttgcatacatttatatttacataatattattttctggtTAAATAACTAAAGATCTCGTGTGTACTATATCgtcttaagaaaaatatgtctCGGGTTGGTGTTTTATTATTCAGAGAGTGCTCTTCAGGTTTTAACCATAAACAAAATTCGGCGAAGATGTCGATGTAGAAATATGACGGGCGCTTCTTTTCTAATCAACTGTTGCGAGACTAAGGTTGAAACATCTTCTACAGCATAAATTCAGCCATCTAAGTATATTAGCAGGAGTCAAAATCAATATCCTTAACGGTTTTGTGATGGGCTCAAGACCATTTGTCGATACATGAGTcttcaaattcatttttattagttttttagtCAGTTCTTGTCTGTGTCTGTCTAAGTTTAATGTCCAGTTTCAAAGATCAGCCTTAATACCTAACCGAATATTATATCTAGGTTACGCCCTTCATACTTCTAAAAACACATGTTtttatctctctctctttctttttcTCTCTTTTCGAGCTCTTTGTTGCATATCTGAAACACTTTCGTTTAAATGTTTAcaccaaattttaattccaaGTGTAAACAAGTAAAACCATTCAAGCGATAAGTGATTGGTAAAATAACGGCAATTAATAATTCGTAAGTGAAAATCTAATTACGCTTTTTATTAACAAAGTTTAATATTAGTTGCtcaaatgcaaaacaaaactgtaatgtattaaatacaaacgtacatatataataaagtaattgcAATTTCAGCTTCtgaaatatgcataaaaaaatattaaggggGTTTACTAAATTGACTTGTTTGTGTcgaaactttcaaaaaaacatttttgcttCATATTATTAACGGCTAAAGGCAACAAAACACACAGTATTAATTCATTTACACATGGGTGTTTCCATTTCAATGCCTGCTACCGTACAAACGATCAAAGACCATTTTGAAGTAGATACAAATGACTGTTTTTCTTACAAGAAATgcatatctgtatgtatatattagggtggagcgaaaaaaaattatatttttttgcttagcctgagggtaaaatctgtagattataaagaaagaaaatttttgaacaaaaaaaaatttttttttaacatctgaggtgtcagttttaaagtaaaatttcgagataaaatttgtatttcataaaaattatttgataagtgttctagaagctgagGAGGGActctctttctggccaattgaaatttatcaacttaaaaacaatttttgtggtcattattggagttttaaaaaaaagtcttaaccgacaacatgctttccatAAGCGTTAAAACacattttgagtcaaaaacattcggaaattttttatacatttttatataaataaagagtttaaaccaaaaatagtttttgcttGCCTctagttgttaaaaaaatttttttttttgtccaaaaattttcttttattatattctacagattttacactcaggctaatcaaaaaaaaaaatgttttttttcgctaCACCCtactatacatgtatgtgtgtttgcatatGCCTACTCAATATCGATAAACATGCAACGGCTATTGACACCTCTTTAGTGTGCAGAGCGGTTTGCGAATTGGCAATTTATAGTTTCCAGCTCAGGCGCAGCAACGAACACAACTCCCCTGAGCTGCCCTAGCGAATCACTTCAGATCTTTTAACACTAGCAATACAGAGCATACCACAAAAATACCTAATGAGTAGTATTAATGGTGAACAGATCAAATAGCTTCTAATTTTAGGCAAAAGCTTATTTGGTAACATTGTAGGGGTCATCACAACATATCTAACTCTAAGATCCCACCTTTCAAACTGGACAAAGGAAATTCGACTGATGAAGGGGGAGAATTATAGCCCCAGCTTTAGTTATATTTAAACGGTCTGGAAAGTGTAGTCACTTACTTATTTAAGTTCTTGCGACAGATGTTACCCCAGATACTATagcgtaaataaattattttggatGTGCATCTATGAAATGATACAAAGTCTCTTTAATAATTTACACTTTTAGTAAACTTAGAATCGTCGAAAAGCGTTTTCATTGCTTGAAGTTACCCACTTTCTTAAAAGTATTCATAACCTAACAAAAATTGCCATTTATGTATCACTGATAACTTTCATATGTGGGAAGATGGGACAACCACTAAGCAAACTGGCATATTTCTCTAACCATTGTTGCTTGTTTCCTCCGAACTCGGACTGTATTACCGTCATCTGCATTTATCGTAGACGTACATAAATAACTACTCGTTTACATTTCTGCGCTAGACCTAAATGTATCTCTACCGACTCGtaaacatttatgtataaatatatactttttgctGAGtgctttgcttttaaattttcaagtttacCCCCGTTATGCCGCCATTGTGTTCGAGCGGCATTTAAATTCACTGTTGCAACGAAACGCATTAACATAAGTtgcattttaaaactaaaactatGCCCATCGACTGTGCAATACGTACAATACGTTTAGTTGCcgtcaacagcagcaacaatatttAGCACAGGGTTATCATAAATTTTGATCGAATGCTTGGCATGGAATTGAggtcaaaattaaaaagtaccCGTGGTGTAAGAGTACACTCTTTGCTTGCAAAACGAGTGAAGTGAAGAGCGTAAATGCATgcgaaaaaaaagaataaaatatagGAAAATAATTGGTAGTAGGGAGCAAACCAATCAAtcttgcaacaataacaatgtacAACAGCATGTTTACAAGTCACTATATCAGCTTTTAGGTTGCGAAAAGTGCAAACTgttgaaaattcaaatatatttcgtCGGCAGAAGCAACGTTTCATTTGGGGGAAATATCATTCGATATTCTTCACTTTGCATAAAAGTTGCGTTTAGAATGAGTTATGCATGAGGAATTTGCACCAATCATAGTCAAAATCTTCTTGCTGTTTATAtaatgtaaagtgaaagaatcacatGGAATTTCAAATTGGTTTAtacgggaagtaggcgtggttgtagactGAGTTCGCCTGTTTTAAGTTCTAAACTGCGACAAAAGGATATAACGCAAATGTTGTGAACAACATTTAGTTAAAATGGGTCGAGCAgtttatatatacgagtataaatagTCACCTAGGGAAGAGCGatagtgttaattttttttgtgaacgGGTCCACATATTAGCTAACGAACTATCTTCGTAATTGCATTCAGTTATCGAACGTTTAGTAGTTTCTAACGTTAGCGTAATATCGAGAATGGGCGTGGTAGTTAGGTAGGGTCAGGTAAATCTCCATGAGAACTATTAAAACTATAAATCAAACACGaaatttgatttgtttatttaaagacTTATATCAAATATCACcccctattattattattattattattataataatcacTTAATAGCTATAAAACCCCCTTTTGTACTTATAACTTGTATAACACTTATGTTTCCGGGTCAATTTTATTGAGCGACATGCCTTTGGTCTCCTTAATGAAGACTACAATATATACCAAACCCAGAACACTTGTCAGAGCAAAGAACCACATTGGCAAATAAAGGCCAAAAGTAGCCAAAGAAATCGGAAACATTTTCATTAGAATAAAGCCAATGATGTTGAAGATGCACAAACAAATGGCGGACGCTTTGGCGCGTATCTATTCAGAAAAGAGAAGCTTTAAGTttataaatgcaaatacaaataacGACATTTTTACTTACCTTCGGTGGCATTAACTCCACGAGCAAAACAAATGGAATTGGTATAAGTCCCGAATTGGCCACGAACATAATGAGGCAAACATTTAGCAGTGGCAACCATGCGCTAACAGGCGATAAATCGACCGAGGTGTTTTGTAAGAGATAACCATACATGCCGAATATCGTCATACCCACACAAGTGGCCGCACAAGAAAATATCAATAACGGACGCCGACCGAATCTATCGACCAGAATAGTTGCAGTGTAGACGCCGGTGACTTGCACCAAGCCCACAATAATGGTATTGGTATCTGGATGTAGTTCGGTGCGCGCGGCTACAAAGATACTGGAAGTATAGTAGAGTATGGCATAGGCGCCACAAAAGACATTCAGCCACATAAGTACGAAACCATTACCGAAGGCAATCATAGCGCGTTTATTACCTGTCATTTGGggagagaaaattttaaataattgtttgagAATGTAAAGTATTTGTTGAGCTTTACTCTCTTACAGAAATCATGCCAGGTTACAGTATTCGTATTTGCTTGGTGACTGGTTACATCAGTCTTAAGCTTTTCAAACTCTATTTCAAAGTGGGTAGCGCTCTCTTTTGTTTTCGGTTCATAGTTGCGATAGAACTTCAGAGACTCTTTAGCGCGTTCATCTTGACCACGTTGTAGCAAGAACATTGGTGTTTCCGgaaaaagtatttgaaataacataaaaattaccgGCATTAGTATACCGAAGATCGGTATGTAATGGTAGTGCACACGTGCCGTTACTATATAACCACAAAATATGCCACTATTTAAGGTTAGAGAGAAAAGTGAGGTTAAGCGTCCGCGAATTCTGAAAGAGACagtgaataaaatgtttaagaagtagtcattatgtatatatggatcAAATATTATGATATGCTAATGGAAACTAGGTAATCTATTTATATCAATAATAATTGTTGACAAAACTTCCTTAGTCATATTGATAGTTGAAAGCTTGACATAAACCTCGTCTGATTTGTGTTGACAAACCTTTTTACGACCCTTGGATCAGCGGAAATTCAAATGGCAACACTGCCAGCTCTCGATTGAAGCTCTGCAAAGGCAGTCAGTTGAATAAGAGTTAATTTAGATCGATCGCCGATAATATAGTGGATATTTTCAGCTCAAGCCCAGATTTTACCAGAATGAAATCGGTGGTTTTGGGCTCAGATAAGAAtcgaatattttgaatttttatcttaaaaaatactttttagttatttaaGTGTCGGTTCTTATCGCTGCCAGCTTTTTCTAGTTTATCTCATCTATGAacctatttttgaaaatactatTTCGCTCTTTAGACCTACTTATACCCTCATACTTTAAATAGAtgcatttattaattgaaaaatcaaaataaaattctaacCGAAAAAAGTCATAATTTGAGCTTGGATATATTGCATGCAGATAGGATGATGGGAGTAATATCGACCTATGGACAAAATTGTACTCCGAAGCTtccaaaaagtaataaaaacttaaagttTATAATTCccatatacaaatatgcatacttTGGTTCAGCGATTTCGCCAATAAATATCGGTATGATGACATAAGTGCCACCGCCCGTAACACCAGCTAAAAATCGGCTCACATATAGATATTCCACGGAACGTGCAAAATATACGAGTATCCAAGAaacctataaaaatttatatattaaacatgCATACagatttctgcaaatatatacattcagATTTACTCACAATATACGGCACAGCTAGGCAATAGTTGCTAGCTTTACGCCCGATAAGATCCAGCAATACGCCATAGACGATATTACCGACGCCACCACCCAGCGATGACAGTCCGCCAATCCATGAACCCTCATTTACAGTTATGACGAAATCCAATTCAGTCTCTGCGGGTGATTGCAATTTTGCCAGTATCACCGAAAACCAACCTAAGCCGAAGCCATGGCAGAAAGTTATGATCGTAACTGTAAATGTTATAGAAGGTGGTGtaactatgtgtgtatgtttctaGTTGGCGTAAAATTAAGATAATTTAGATaagcaaataatgcatttacgTGTAAATTGTCaagaaaactaaatatttatatctatgcGTGCATGCCAGAATTCTGTCTGTGAATTACTCGCGTAAGTAGATAAGCtaataagcaaatatttgcttagacttacatacatacataatatatgacgtattataaatctaaaaatataaaatttttttgtattgtgtatAATTGCGTAGTACTCcaggaaatataatatttatagaattgaaataattataattgcaggTTGTCTTTGATAAAAGCAATATACAAAATACCGTTATTTCTATGCAAATAATTTACtttgaatcaaaaaaaaaactcttattaCTTTATATGTGCGCACCTGGCTTGGCCTAGCATGGATGCAAACGCAATTTGAGGttctttttatatgattttggtagaattttctttgttttttctcGATTGTCTTGATTACACTCTCTTTCTCTACGAATGCCTAAGTTTTTCCTCCTTTAAACCTTCTAATAACGCATTATAATGACCATTGTTAAGGCTTTCCCGTTTTAGTACATTTGGATTTTTTAGTTCAACCATTGTACACATCGACGCTTCAAACATTGGGCGCTTGTGCTGCGCTCACTTCGCTTTCGAATACCTAAAtactataataatttaaaatatatatttcgcatGTCCACAGAGAACATATTTCTAATAACAATAGTAGTATTCCCCTATCTACATATcttctaaaaataaatccattatttttccaacagatgactttagtaatctgtatcgCGCTTTGTATAAGTGCGATAGTATTAGTCACTTACGAACGAAAACGGTCACGGTTTAATCGCGGTGTGCCGGCCAAAACAGTGACCGCCAGGCAGATTTttctctgtgtttggtgggattgacaAGGAAACGTCGTCTAAGAACTGCTCCTTTACggtcaaactcttaattcggatctgtctgaaggaagcaatcccTTTAgccaataggagaggaattgcGTTCCATCAGAATAGCACCAAGCTATGCACCTCGATAGTGGTGTGAGGTCTTCACCAGCTGCGACGATATAGAAATAATCTCTTTTGTAGGAGTTTGTGAATTAAAGGATGAAATGctcaaaaaatactaaaagaaaactagtatttgaaaaaataaatagccGTACTCGTAAgcctgaaaatttattaaatccgGTTTGtgggtttaaaaaaaattttttaaatatttattttgaattattaaaaaaatttgttagctCCACAAATCGAAATTGTGGGCttggtattaaatttttttattatttttaatcccatattgaaatataagtatgcataatttttatttttttaatactatatatatataatatttttttaataagaaaaaataaaaaaaatgttttaatccCGAATACCGGAAAATTTAAttccaaatataaaattaaatctttAAT encodes:
- the LOC106617028 gene encoding facilitated trehalose transporter Tret1, with amino-acid sequence MFGLCKNTEGVFKFEFRRQLLASVCITIITFCHGFGLGWFSVILAKLQSPAETELDFVITVNEGSWIGGLSSLGGGVGNIVYGVLLDLIGRKASNYCLAVPYIVSWILVYFARSVEYLYVSRFLAGVTGGGTYVIIPIFIGEIAEPKIRGRLTSLFSLTLNSGIFCGYIVTARVHYHYIPIFGILMPVIFMLFQILFPETPMFLLQRGQDERAKESLKFYRNYEPKTKESATHFEIEFEKLKTDVTSHQANTNTVTWHDFCNKRAMIAFGNGFVLMWLNVFCGAYAILYYTSSIFVAARTELHPDTNTIIVGLVQVTGVYTATILVDRFGRRPLLIFSCAATCVGMTIFGMYGYLLQNTSVDLSPVSAWLPLLNVCLIMFVANSGLIPIPFVLLVELMPPKIRAKASAICLCIFNIIGFILMKMFPISLATFGLYLPMWFFALTSVLGLVYIVVFIKETKGMSLNKIDPET